The Falco naumanni isolate bFalNau1 chromosome 1, bFalNau1.pat, whole genome shotgun sequence genome window below encodes:
- the LOC121090252 gene encoding formin-like protein 5, which produces MTPPPPLPPRRAAQGAGHRLPPLSASGPLPAPRAPASRPSRPRFPCPCLRGGQRSGSGAAASYVPVFFRLGITPAADTPCRSGARSAGGPRREPCSEGVRPCRSSCGAAVRHYRSLCSQVVSDVRRLNLPVHFSCFVVVGEQA; this is translated from the exons ATGACGCCTCCCCCCCCGCttcccccccgccgggccgcgcaGGGGGCCGGGCATCGCCTGCCCCCGCTCTCGGCGTCGGGGCCCCTTCCCGCCCCTCGCGCCCCCGCTTCCCGCCCCTCGCGCCCCCGATTCCCGTGCCCGTGCCTGCGCGGCGGGCAGCGTTCGGGCAGCGGCGCGGCAGCTAGCTACGTGCCGGTGTTCTTCCGCCTCGGAATAACGCCAGCCGCTGACACCCCGTGCCGCAGTGGGGCGCGGAGCGCGGGAGGGCCTCGGCGGGAGCCCTGCAGCGAAGGGGTTCGCCCCTGTCGAAGTAGCTGCGGTGCTGCAG taCGGCATTACAGGAGCCTGTGCAGCCAAGTGGTCAGTGATGTCCGAAGGCTGAATTTGCCAGtccatttcagctgctttgtggTGGTTGGGGAGCAAGCATGA
- the UBE2D3 gene encoding ubiquitin-conjugating enzyme E2 D3 isoform X2, with protein MFHWQATIMGPNDSPYQGGVFFLTIHFPTDYPFKPPKVAFTTRIYHPNINSNGSICLDILRSQWSPALTISKVLLSICSLLCDPNPDDPLVPEIARIYKTDRDKYNRISREWTQKYAM; from the exons A tgtTTCATTGGCAAGCCACAATTATGGGACCT AATGACAGTCCATATCAGGGTGGTGTATTCTTCTTGACAATTCACTTTCCTACAGACTACCCTTTCAAACCACCTAAG GTTGCATTTACAACAAGAATCTATCATCCAAATATTAACAGTAATGGCAGCATTTGTCTTGATATTCTAAGATCACAGTGGTCTCCTGCTTTAACTATTTCTAAAG ttctctTATCCATTTGTTCACTGTTATGTGATCCAAATCCAGATGACCCACTAGTGCCAGAGATTGCACGTATCTATAAAACAGACAGAGACAA gtaCAACAGAATATCTCGGGAATGGACTCAGAAGTATGCCATGTGA
- the UBE2D3 gene encoding ubiquitin-conjugating enzyme E2 D3 isoform X1: MALKRINKELSDLARDPPAQCSAGPVGDDMFHWQATIMGPNDSPYQGGVFFLTIHFPTDYPFKPPKVAFTTRIYHPNINSNGSICLDILRSQWSPALTISKVLLSICSLLCDPNPDDPLVPEIARIYKTDRDKYNRISREWTQKYAM; this comes from the exons ATGGCGCTGAAACGCATCAACAAG gaacTCAGTGACTTAGCCCGTGATCCTCCAGCACAGTGTTCAGCAGGTCCCGTTGGAGATGACA tgtTTCATTGGCAAGCCACAATTATGGGACCT AATGACAGTCCATATCAGGGTGGTGTATTCTTCTTGACAATTCACTTTCCTACAGACTACCCTTTCAAACCACCTAAG GTTGCATTTACAACAAGAATCTATCATCCAAATATTAACAGTAATGGCAGCATTTGTCTTGATATTCTAAGATCACAGTGGTCTCCTGCTTTAACTATTTCTAAAG ttctctTATCCATTTGTTCACTGTTATGTGATCCAAATCCAGATGACCCACTAGTGCCAGAGATTGCACGTATCTATAAAACAGACAGAGACAA gtaCAACAGAATATCTCGGGAATGGACTCAGAAGTATGCCATGTGA